DNA from Branchiostoma lanceolatum isolate klBraLanc5 chromosome 6, klBraLanc5.hap2, whole genome shotgun sequence:
CGATGTAAAGCTCATGAACATCTTGTTAGATGTACTGGTGATGGGGTCGACTGACAATTCGCCTGTTAAGCTGGAGATCAACATAAGTCGTGACTATCTATTATACCCTGAGAGTATTGAAACATTGAATTCCAAAGCTAGCACCTTGATTTCGGAAGCTAGCAATTGACATAAGACATCATTAGAACTACTGACAGCATCATCCGAACTGCATTGTTGTCAGTACCTTCTGTAACAGTCCTTCCCTTGATTTCTGTCACTGTCTCCATCGTAGATGGTCAAAATGTCCAAACGGTCCTCGATGTTGAAGCTGTCAAACGTGAGACGAACATGTTGCCCTTCTGACACgatgatcgtccactcacaggtCTCATTGTTGCCGTAGTCattgggatagttcggtgaaGTCACAGTACCTCCTGGGGGTGCCGTCAGGGTAAGTCCACATCTAAAGTCTAAGGAGAGGATAATTTAGTTCAACCTTTCAATTTAGCTTCTAGATAATTAAAATTGTTAATCTGTCCCTTCTATGCTTTCATTGATCATTTTTACAACTGCCTTGTCTCAATCCTCAATGTTTTTTGTAGTGAgattaatttttctttaaatatcAAAGATCCTTCTAAATCTTACTAATTTGATGTTATATGTGTTTTTACCCCAGCTGTGGCGATGTATCTAATGCATGTAAATTaccctgtacctgaacctgcAAATGGTTCAGGTACATGGCAGGATCTcaacttaaccctatctagacttaGGGCTAAACGTGCCCGCAACTTTGACGTCCCATAACGTCTGCACGACGAGTGCTAGGATTAACGAACTtagtgacttttcctagaatttagtttgCAACAATCCTATAGTAATAGTATAAGCTTATcattgtgttgccatggcagcgggTTTCTCACAGGCATattctatgaaattcattaatttcggtttaaacaatgaggtttcaagGCTTTTTTGCTCTACCACATTTGTTTTCCTACAGTATTAAGATCATATGTAATACATTATTAGGTGAGCCAGAAAACTCTCCTCTTGGGTGGTCAGTGCATTTAAGATTAATGTCACAGGTGACCGAAACATGAATAGCGTGATTTTTCCTTAGTTTGCTTCATAGAAAAGTAAACTTTTAGATTATAATTCTTTTCCTTCAATCAAATGTATCACCATCAATGTTTTAGTAGGGTACTGTCTTGTTCAGACTACTCTGGCATTTGTTTACAATTGCTATTTTTGCTGTTTACTACTAACAGTGTATGTAAGCTTTTCCTTGGATAATTTTTTCTAATGTTTAGAATAAATGGAAGGCACCGTTTTGCttaccacataccaaataccaagtgCCTCACTTCTCTTCTCTCTTTCCAGGAGATAACATTACCTCTGTAAGAGAACCGAAACCCCTGAGCCGTTAAACTTTCGTCTGATGTAAACCTCACGAACATCTTGTTGGTTGTACTGATGATGGGGTCGATTGTCACGACTGACAAGTCACCTGTTAAGCTGGAGATCAACATAAATCGTAACTATTCATGTTACCCTGAAAGTATCGATGCTGCGAATTCTGCAGATAACTATTGGCATAACAATTTATCATCAGAATTACTGATTGCATCATCCAAACTGCTTTGCTttagaaaaaacatgtttggcGGTCTACGTTATTACCTCTGCAACTGTGGATCACTATCGCTGTGTCCATCGTAGATGGTCAATATGTCAATACCGTCCTCGGCATTGAAGCTGTCGAGCGTGAGACGAACGAATCGTCCTTCtggcacggtgatcgtccacGTACAATTCTCATTGTTGCCGTAGTCATTTGGATAGTTTGGTGATGTCAAAGTACCTTCTGGAGGAGCCGTCAGGGTAAATCCACATCCTGGGTCTGTTGGTAGGAGAAAATATAAGAACGCGGAACACTAAAAATGGGATATCTTGTGATCAGAGTATACTCCTCTTTTACTGCGATCACAAATTAACCCATTGCTGAGTCTTATTGAACTGTTCGAAGATGCGGACGACGACTTGGATGCTTTTATTCCACTTTTCAACACAGTGGCTGGCTTTCATGCTCCTCTTGGACGTTTCACAGTCCGTGCTCACTCCGTGCCTTGGCTGAGCGCAGAGCTGTGGTTCTGTCTGCAATCTGACATGGAAGTCTACAAGAAACTCAGAAACTACGTTGGTAAGCTAAACATAAATAACAATAAACACTACTTTAGATCTAAGATGACTGATATTCGAAGGATCCAAAACATGGATGGAAGATAACTAATCCATTATCCGAAGTATCGCCTCGAAGACTGGCTCTTCTGGCTTCCAGCTAACTTAGCGTGGATATCGGCGTTCTGCTGCAAttttctgtttgtatgtacattacTTGTTTTGCTTTGTCTGTAACGCATTGACAATCACTGAGCTGAAGAACCCTGGATAACGGTGTCAATCCTAATAGAATAGGATATCTTTTGTTAATTCGTAACATAAGATGCCAATTTTTATGGCTTCCGTTACGACCCCACCGGACCACACACAAGCTTTAAAGTATAATCAAAACTTCTACAATAATGGACCAATTGCGGTTAAAAAACAAATTGTACGAAGTTGTAAGAGACATATGCAAGCAAACCGTAggtaggattttttttcaaagatgaaatattttgatatggCACATATAGATATCTTCCGAGGTTCAAATGGAACTTATACCGTCGGGTTTGGGTTAAAGTATGCAATCGAAACACATACGGAGTTGACAGacgaatccaagatggcggctgcaCGGCATATCATTCCATTCACCAAAACAGTTATTCTGAACTTCGGCGCAGTCTTCGTCACCGCCAGCATCGTTCGGCTCACCGGGGTTCCAGTTGCTATAGCCGGATGATGCAAGTGTTTGACTGTCTTCAAATACCCACTGACCTTCGTCGTTGGTGTCAGTCAATCCAATCCATCGTTGATGTGAATGTGTACCTCCAAGACCGTTGATGAAAGAGTTCGTCGCTCTGTTTTTAGGCATAGCCAACAGTGCCCTGTCTGTCATACACGTCTGTTTGGCCTCATGGTAAGTCTTTGGTTCAGCAAAGTACTTGTAGCAAACTCCATTAAAACTGACGTAGGCTGCTATTGGACATACTGTAGAAGAAGAAATGGATAAATGTAACACTACACGTGTTGAATAGTGGATTGATAATAATTGACACTTCGCTGTTGCGATGGGTGCACCAAATATTCAGTACGTTACTACACATTGACAGCAATGTCAGCTGCACTCCTTCATCGGCTAGATAATTGTGGGATATCACAACAATAGAATTGAACAGATATTGCGACTTCCACAACACATATTGAGTACGTCAATACTTTCCAACATACATACTAATCCATTACTACTATCCGTTAATAGTGCGgacaataatatatatatttatttatttattgcacttctccataaaaatgaAAGGCATGACGGaacaggtgtacccccgcaggggtcaccttttcaaggccgccatgctgaaaaatacaaaattatacacAAAATCATGTGAATGATGTGCCCGCGCCACATTTTCACATCCTATACCTCCTGAACGATGTGTGCtaagactaccaaacttggttacttttcctagaatttagtttgCAACAATTTTAAAGTATTTGTATAAGTTCGTCATTtttggtgttgccatggcaacgagtttCTGACGggcatatttttaaaaatttactAATTTCAGTTTAAACAATGAGATTTCAAGGCTTTCTTGCTCTGCCACATTTGTTTTCCTACATCATTAAGATCCTATGTAATCAAATGTAACTTTCATTattgaatattcataaattatgctactttgatgacgtcatcggtcaaaatccacgATGGCGGACAACACCATTGTCTacgtataaacaggctttttacCCTTCAAATTCGCCCATACCTGCTATGTTTTCAGCAAAAAACaaattaacgtttctagtctaatttcaatttttgtgggGGTAGTAAGtaacaaaaattgtatttctgaaaactttcaagatcgcctatccaagatggcggatcccaattGATAGCTTGAggcatatgacgtcattctatgacgtcattttgacgtcaaagCAGTTACCATTGGTAACAGAAGTCATACTTCAATATCAATGAAATACCATTTTTTGTTAAATGATCGGTTAATACCATCAGGTATTATGGGATAAAAAATGACATTAGTGACGTCATAATTTCTTCATAATACGTCATAACAGTACCAAAATTGCAGGAAttataaatgtttacattttcagCACTCTCTAAAGATTTGGTGATGATACCCAATACCTTTTGGGAGTTATGAGGGGGGcgaatgaccccccccccccccgtccaagaagtctaaaaaaaagcccggtctagatagggttaagtcaACTCAAcaagatatacaatacaaaggtAGAGATGAATTAAAGAAACAGCACAAGATTCACAATGAGGTAGTGATTTGAACGTTACAAATTAGCGAGGCCTAGTAGCCAGACAAGTTGAGCAACTGCACGCTAGTGACCCTGTACAGGGTTGTTCTAAGTTGAAGGATTTGCAAAACCTATTACCCATGGATGAAACGAGTTTCTTCTTGAAGATAGCCACATCGGCAGGGCTCGAAGCACATGCTCCAAGCCCTCTTGTTACATTATCAAGGTTGTTCTAAATCGAGATGAGGCGAGGTGTGAACGAGGATgcaaatgttgatgtttttaCTCTAGGTGGAACTAACAGGTATGTAGTAAGACTACGGGGTGTTCTTGAAGTAAAGTTAGCCAGCCTCGCTACATTTCCGAGTCGAACACCTTTGCATGGGACTTAACAAATGTTACAACATCGGATATATCCCTTCTGTAAGACAGAGGCAGCAAGCCTAGGCTAGACAGTTTTGACTTGTAGTCGAGGTGACCCACGGAAGGcccaagaatgcatttcagacaCCCTCAAGAAGGGCTGTGAGCTTACGTGACGTAGGGCTACAAAGTGGCGAGCAATATTCCAGTACACTTCTGACGATGGAAAGGTACAAGGCTTTCCGAATGTCAGAATTGGAATTGAAGCCTATGGTACGTAAAACCAAGCAATGAATTTGCTTTAGCTACCGTACTGACAACGTGGTTGTGCCACTTAAGGTTAGATTTTGCGGTGACACCAAGGTTAGACATGTTGTCCACTACAGTTAAAGATGAACCTGGCATGTAATAGTTGTAAGTGATAGGACACTTGGAACGAGTAAATCACCTTTCGATGATGACTTTCCATACAAGCACAAAAACCAGGTGGGCATTGATGAGACTATTGACCACGGCAGCTGTCTATGGGCTATACCACTGTACTCTCATCAAGGGGGTGTCGAACTTTAATAGTGCAGTACCTGAAACTTTCACTAAGGGGCACAGAATTGCCAGCTTTCTTCGGATTCTGAATATGTACCCACATACTAAAACCCATATAAATCCAAATCCAGTATCCTGAGTTACAgacgatatacatgtagcacacaaTCATTACCAAAAGCAATACCTTTTGCTATGATCAAATGATATATCATTACATTGTGatcattatatttcaaatcacGACCACATTTGAGAACACGACGTCTTTTTAACAAAATCATGGTCGCTCACCCTTGCAGTCCAACTCATCCTCTGCTTGCGGACAGTCTTCATTCACTCCATCGCACCAATTGTCATTAGGGATGCAAGAGCCGTCAAAACACTGGCGTTCATTTAGCCCGCAGCCAGCTTGGGAAAGGAAAGGCAGGTATATGGAAATGTAACATAGCCTATAGACATATATGATATTATAAGCTCGCATTCATGGTCGTCTCCGAATGCACATTATAAGATAATTAAATTAAAAAGGCAACGGTGATATATTTTCTTGGGTGGCAATCACTGAATCAAACTGGGCCCACTGTACATCAGCCCTTTATTTGGGGTTAGATAATACGTCAGTCTTGTCATATGGCTTTGACATAGCTCAAGAAAGCATTAGGCTGGTCTTCGATGTTAGTTTCCAAAatggcttttttttttattttgctcccaaaAACAGCTTTTTGGGAGTTCTACTATTCAGAGAAACATCGATAAAGACTCGCTcaaaatgtcaatgaaaatgttatttttttaattattttcttCGACTTAGAACTAAAAAATACCTATTCGTTTTGGGATTTTTTGATTTCTGATTTAAAGTTTAGctgatgttgaaaaaaattgaaaaaaatcaaatttttggGACATATTTTTGCACTAAATTAGAGTAACTCCAAAAAGAGAGTTTAATAAAAATCCCAAAATCTCGAATTAACCGTTAAAATCTTTTTGAGCCGTCAATGGGGTAAGGTGGATTCTACATGGAGTCCGTCCTTAaagatgtttgaacgcatgttaCGACGCACGGATAGGGAATGTGATAATTGACACTTGCGTAAAATATCCTTGTAATATTCAAGGTCACCAACAATGAAGCAAGTAGCTTTGTTACAtgtgtccacaacaaagtgcccgAATAGATGTACTGTTCAGAAGATTGTTAACATGCAATGACCGCAGGAACAAGGGATTGACGGAGAGTCGTGATTtgtggtatgtagatagctatCATTGACGTAGTTAATCATTCAAATCAGCTGATGAATCAATGCGGAAATTCCATAGATTTAATGCGTTTAATGATACGACTTAAAACATATcacacatgtaactgagaaagacagGAACATCGATGGATATCAATTATTCTAATGTGAAAGCCTAGTTTGAATAATTGACGAAAAATATTATGATACCATATTGGTTAAATTTGTACTGGTGGCGTAAGCAaaccaaaacatgagatataaGAACCGAcatttcagctgcagtaccattgaaaGCCACAAGGACCTAGAAAAATCGCACTTCGTTTTGCTAACCACAAACATACCAGGTATAGAGCGCCTCAATTCTCTTCTCTTTGTCGAGGAAAGTACCTTACCTTCGTAAAAGATCTGGAACCCCTTAGCCGTTAAACTTCCGTCCGATGTAAAGCTCACGGACATCTTGTTAGATGTACTGGTGATGGGGTCGACTGACAATTCGCCTGTAAAGCTGGAGATCAACATAAATTATGACTATTTATAATACCCTGAGAGTATTGAAACATTGAATTCCGAAGCTAGCACCTTGATTTCGGAAGCTAGCAATTGACATAATGATTCATCATTAGAACTACTGACAGCATCATCCGAACTGCATTGTTGTTAGTACCTTCTGAAACAGTCATTCCTTTGAGTTTTGTCACTGTCTCCATCGTAGattgtcaaaatgtcaaaacgGTCCTCGGTGTTGAAACTGTCAAGCGTGAGACGAACATGTCGCCCCTCTGACACgatgatcgtccactcacaggtCTCATTGTTGCCGTAGTCattgggatagttcggtgaaGTCACAGTACCTCCTGGGGGAGCCGTCAGGGTAAGTCCACATCTAAAGTCTAAGGAGAGGATAATTTAGGTCGACCTTTCAATTTAGCTTCTAGATAATTAAAATTGTTAAACAGTCCCTTCTATGCTTTCATTGATCATTTTTACAACTGCAAGGTCCAAGCCTCAATATTTTTTGTAGTGagattaatttttttatattaATTTCAAAGATCCTTCTAAATCTTACTAAGCTGATGTTGTATGTGTCTTAACCCCAGCTGTGGCGATGTATCTAATGCATGTTAATTaccctgtacctgaacctgcAAATGGTTCAGGTACATGGCAGGATCTCAACTTAACCCTACCCAGACTTAGGGCTTAACgtgcccgcggcaactttgacGTCCTATACTGTCTGCACGACGAGTGATGGGACTAACGAACTTaatgacttttcctagaatttagtttgCAACAATCTTATAGTAATAGTATGTTTTCATTAtttatgttgccatggcaacgggtttctcaCAGGCATATTTGATGAAATTCATTAATTTCGGtttaaacaatgaggtttcaagGCTTATTTGCTCTACCAAATTTGTTTTCCTACggtatgaagatcatatgtaaaAGAATTACGTGTTTATTTGGAAAAATAATTATTAGGTGAACTAGAAACTCTCCTCTTAGGTGGTCAGTGCATTTAAGATTAATGTTACAGGCAACCAAAACATGAATAttgtgattttttaaattattttgcCTCATAGAAAAGTAAACTTTtagtttatgatttttttccttcaaTCAAATTAATCACCATCAATGTTTTGGTAAGgtatttaaaataattcaaatataGTTACATTACATTACTGCTGCTGACATACTCTCTTGTTCAGACTACTCTGACATTTGTTTACAATTGCTATTTTTGTTGTGTACTACTAACAGCGTATGTAAGCTTTTCCTTGGATAAGTTTGTGCTAATGTTTAATATAAATGGAAGGCACCGTTTTGCTTACCATATACCAAATACTAAGTGCCTCACTTCTCTTGTCTCTTTACAGGAGAGAACATTACCTCTGTAAGAGAACTGAAACCCCTGAGCCGTTATACTTCCGTCTGATGTAAACCTCACGAACATCTTGTTGGTTGTACTAGTGATGGGGTCGATTGTCACGACTGACAAGTCACCTGTTAAGCTGAATATCAACATAAATCGTAACTATACATGTTACCCTGAATTCTGTAGATAGCAATTGGCATAAGAATTTATAATCAGAATTACTAATTGCGTCATCCAAACTGCTTTGCTGTTTGAAAACATGTCTGGCCGTCGACATCATTACCTTTGTAACTGTTTATCACTATCACTGTGTCCATCGTAGATGGTCAATATGTCAATACCGTCCTCGGTATTGAAGCTGTCGAGCGTTAGACGAACGAATCGTCCTTCtggcacggtgatcgtccacGTACAATTCTCATCGTTGTTGTAGTCATCTGGATAATTTGGTGATGTCACAGTACCTTCTGGAGGAGCCGTCAGGGTAAACCCACATCCTGGGTCTGTTGGTAGGAGAAAATATGAGAACGCGGACCACTAAAAATTGGTTATCTTGTGATCAGTGTATACTCCTCTTTTACTGCGATCACAAATTAACCCATTGCTGAGTCTTATTGAACTGTTAGAAGATGCGGATTACGACTTGGATGTTTTTATTCCACTTTTCAACGCAGTGGTTGATTTCCATGCTCCTGATGGACGTTTCACAGTCCGTGCTCACTCCGTGCCTTGGCTGAGCGCAGAGCTGTGGTTCTGTCTGCAACCCGACATGGAAGTCTACAAGAAACTCAGAAACTATGTTGTTAAGCTAAACATAAAGAACACTGGACACTACTTTAAATCTAAGATGACTGATATTCGAAGGATCCAAAACATGGATGGAAGATAACTAATCCATTATCCCAAGTATCGCCTCGAAGACTGGCTCTTCTGGCTTCCAGCTACCTTAGCTTGGTTATCGGCGTTCTGCTGGGGCTGCGTGTGGGTCAGCACAATTATAAGTATTCATATTATTGTATATCAATTTTCTGTTTGTATGTAAATTACTTGTTTTGCTTTGTCTGTAACGCATTGACAATCATTGAGCTGAAGAGCCCTGGATAACGTTGTCAATGACAGGaaataaaatgaatgaaatagataaatagataaataaataaatagatggttggataaagaaatgaaatgatatatatgtGGGTATGGTGAACCTCCTGATGACAGaacttggtactgtagcagaacctCTGGTTATCATATCTGAAAAACGGTTCCAGCAATAGGATGCAAATTACATGGTAGATCTTCGGGAAGGTAGATTTAAGGAAGAAGTGGtacaggtttgggccccctagaagCTTACTATCGACCTAAAGGACGTTATGTGATAGCAATACTTAATAATAAATGCCTGTAATAGAATAGCATTTCTTTTGTTAATTCGTAACATAAGATGCCAAATTTTCTGGCTTCCGTTACGACCCCACCGGACCACACACAAGCTTTAAAGTATAATCAAAACTTCTACAATGATGAACCAATTGCggttaaaaaaacaaattgtacGAAGTTGTAAGAGACATATGCAAACAAAACGTAggtaggattttttttcaaagacgAAATATTTTGATATGGCACATATAGATATCTTCCGAGGTTCAAAAGGAACTTATACCGTCGGGTTAGGGTTAAAGTATGCAATCGAAACACATACGGAGTTGACAGACGAATCCAAGATGGTGGCTGCACGGCATATCATTCCATTCACCAAAACAGTTATTCTGAACTTCGGCGCAGTCTTCGTCACCGCCAGCATCGTTCGGCTCACCGGGGTTCCAGTTGCTATAGCCGGATGATTTAAGTGTTTGACCGTCTTCAAATACCCACTGACCTTCGTCGTCGGTGTCAATCAATCCAATCCATCGTTGATGTGAATATGTACCTCCAAGACCGTTGATGAAAGAGTTCGTCGCTCTGTTTTTAGGCAAAGCCAACAGTGCTCTGTCTGTCATACACGTCTGTTCGGCCTCATGGTAAGTCGTTGGTTCAGCAAAGTACTTGTAGCAAACTCCATTAAAACCAACGTAGCCTGCTTTTGGACAAACTGTAGAAGAAAACATCGAGGAAATGTAAAACTTTACATATTGAATAGTGGATTGATAATAATTGACACAGTGAACAGCTGTTGCGATGGGTGCACCAAATATTCAATACGTTATTACACATTAACAGCAATGTTAGCTGTACTCTTACATGGGCTAGATAATTGTGCGACTTCCATAACAATAGAATTGAACGGCTATTGCGACTTCCACAGCAGACACTGAGTATATCCGAAAATACATACTAATTCATAAAGAATATCTTCGGTTATAAGTGCGGACAAACATATATACAATCACAAAAACCGGCTGACCATTTATGAGGCTATTGACCTCGGCAGCTCTCTCTCTATGGACTATACCACTGTACAGCATCAATGAGGTGTCGGTGTTTAATAGTGCAGTACCTGAAACTTTATCTAATGAGCACAAAATCGCCGGCTTTCTTCGGAATCTGAATATCTACCCGCATACTAAAATCCATACAAATCCGACAACAGTATCCTTACAGACGgtaacacacaaacactacagAAAACAGTATTTCCTTTCTGATCAAATCATATATCATTTCATTGTAATCATATTTTGAATCACGATCACATTTGAGAACACGACGTCCTTTTAATAAAATCATGGTCACTCACGCCTGCAGTCTAACTCATCCTCTGATTGCGGACAGTCTTCATTCACTCCATCGCACCAATTGTCATTAGGGATGCAAGAGCCGTCAAAACACTGACGTTCATTCAGCCCGCAGCCAGCTTGGGAAAGGAAAGGCGTGTATATGGAAATGTAACATAGCCTTCAGGCATATATGACAGTATAAGCTCGCATTCATGGTCGTCTCCGAATGAACATAATAAGATAATTAAACTAAAAAGGCAACGGTGatatattttcttcttcaccgGGAGTGGGGATGGTGGTAATCACTGAATCAAACTGGGCCCACTGTACATCAGCCCTTTATTTGGGGTTAGATATTACGTCATTCTTGTCATATGGATTTGACATAGCTCCAGAAAGCATTAGGCTGGTCCTCGATGTTAGTTTCCAAAATGgttttttatagattttgctCCCAAAAACGATTATTTACAGCTTTTAGGGAGTTCTATTATTCAGAGAAACTTCGATAAGGACTCGCTcaaaatgtcaatgaaaatgctatttttttttattttttttattcgacTTAGAACTAAAAAAAGACTATCCGtctttgtgatttttttaaattctgattTTAAGTTTAGCTGATGTTAAAAAAGAATGaagaaaatcaaatttttgGGACATATTTTTGCACTAAATTAGAATAACTCCAAATAGAGAGTTAAATATAAATCCCAAAATCTCGAATTAACCgttaaaatcattttgagcCGTCAATGGGGTAAGGTGGATTCTACATGGAGCCCGTCCTtaacgatgtttgaacgcatgtttCGACGCACGGATAGGGAGAATGATAATTGATACTTGCGTAAAATATCCTTGTAATATTCAAGGTCACCAACAATGAAGCAAgtagcttcgttacatgttaaaTGTCTATAAGAAAGTGCCCGAATAGATGTACTTTCCAGAAGACTGTTAACATGGAATGACCGCAGGAACAAGGGATTGACGGACAGTCgcaatttttggtatgtagatagctatTATTGACGTAGCTAATCAAGCAAATCAGCTGATGAATCAATGCGGAAATTCTATAGATTTACTGCATTTAATGATCCGACTTAAAGCATATCACAtaatgtaactgagaaagacagGAACATCGATGGATACCAATTATTCTAATGTGAAAGCCTagtttgaataattgatgagaaaatatcataataccATATTGGTAATATTTGTACTGGTGGCGTAAGCATgcccagaacatgagatatcagaACCGAcatttcagctgcagtaccactgAAAGCCACAAGGACCTAGAAAAATCGCACTTCGTTTAACTAACCACAAACATACCAGGTATAGAGCGCCTCAATTCTCTTCTCTTTGTCCAGGAAAGTACCCTACCTTCGTAAGAGATCTGGAGCCCCCGAGCCGTTAAACTTCCGTCCGATGTAAAGCTCATGAACATCTTGTTAGATGTACTGGTGATGGGGTCGACTGACAACTCGCCTGTTAAGCTGGAGATCAACATAAATCGTGACTATCTATTATACCCTGAGAATATTGAAACCTTGAATTCCGAAGCTAGGACCTTGATTTCCGAACATCAAGCTAGAAATTGACATAAGGATTCATCATTAGAACTACTGACAGCATTGTTGTCAGTACCTTCTGTAACAGTCATTCCCTTGAGTTCTGTCACTGTCTCCATCGTAGAtggtcaaaatgtcaaaacgGTCCTCGGTGTTGAAGCTGTCAAGCGTGAGACGAACATGTCGTCCTTCTGACACgatgatcgtccactcacaagtcTCATTGTTGCCGTAGTCATTGGGAAAGTTTGGTGAAGTCACAATACCCCCTGGGGGAGCCGTCAGGGTAAGTCCACATCTAAAGTCTATAAGAGAGGATAATTTAGTTCAACCTTTCAATTTAGCTTCTAGATAATTAAAATTGTTAATCTGTCCCTTCTATGCTTTCATTGATCATTTTTACAACTGCCTTGTCTCACATTGCAAGCTCC
Protein-coding regions in this window:
- the LOC136437576 gene encoding embryonic protein UVS.2-like — encoded protein: METVTKLKGMTVSEGELSVDPITSTSNKMSVSFTSDGSLTAKGFQIFYEAGCGLNERQCFDGSCIPNDNWCDGVNEDCPQAEDELDCKVCPIAAYVSFNGVCYKYFAEPKTYHEAKQTCMTDRALLAMPKNRATNSFINGLGDPGCGFTLTAPPEGTLTSPNYPNDYGNNENCTWTITVPEGRFVRLTLDSFNAEDGIDILTIYDGHSDSDPQLQSLTGDLSVVTIDPIISTTNKMFVRFTSDESLTAQGFRFSYRDFRCGLTLTAPPGGTVTSPNYPNDYGNNETCEWTIIVSEGQHVRLTFDSFNIEDRLDILTIYDGDSDRNQGKDCYRRY